From a region of the Thermus caldilimi genome:
- a CDS encoding carbon-nitrogen hydrolase family protein, with amino-acid sequence MRLALAHLGRQESLPRLLKILVPLVHQAREEEALALLLPELVLGRQGEEDLPQVLEALAEESRMTVVAGYLAQGPRNRLSVFPQGPFYDKVHPFLALGEEGDEGVEPGEGPVMWEFQGRRFGLALCYDLDFPELFRSYALMGAEVFLVGSAWPGEYLELLAVLARARAAENQAYLLLANRADTGSPSLAVAPDGRLLASRGEEGLLVVDLDLGFLEEYRARYPILRHRRMEAYRLW; translated from the coding sequence GTGCGGCTGGCCCTGGCGCATCTTGGAAGGCAGGAAAGCTTACCCAGGCTTTTAAAGATCCTCGTCCCCCTGGTGCACCAGGCCCGGGAGGAGGAGGCCTTGGCCCTCCTCCTCCCCGAGCTGGTCCTGGGGAGGCAAGGGGAAGAAGACCTTCCCCAAGTCCTCGAGGCCCTGGCGGAGGAAAGCCGCATGACGGTGGTGGCGGGCTACCTGGCCCAAGGCCCCAGGAACCGGCTTAGCGTCTTCCCCCAGGGCCCCTTTTACGACAAGGTGCATCCCTTCCTGGCCCTGGGAGAAGAAGGGGACGAGGGCGTTGAGCCTGGGGAAGGCCCCGTGATGTGGGAGTTCCAGGGACGAAGGTTCGGGCTTGCCCTCTGCTATGACCTGGATTTCCCCGAACTTTTTCGCAGCTATGCCTTGATGGGCGCCGAGGTTTTCCTGGTGGGTTCGGCCTGGCCCGGGGAGTACCTGGAGCTTCTTGCGGTCCTGGCCCGGGCGAGGGCCGCGGAGAACCAGGCCTACCTTCTTCTCGCCAACCGGGCGGACACGGGAAGCCCTTCCCTGGCGGTAGCCCCCGATGGGCGCCTTTTGGCCTCGAGGGGGGAGGAAGGCCTCCTCGTGGTGGACCTGGACCTGGGTTTCCTGGAAGAGTACCGCGCCCGCTACCCCATCCTCCGCCACCGCCGGATGGAGGCATACCGGCTCTGGTAA
- a CDS encoding biotin transporter BioY, with the protein MKTEVLPYPPLVKTLWPHRTLARDLALILAGSLLVALAARISIPLPFTPVPITGQTLAILLVGAALGSRLGFLSLLAYLAEGAIGLPVFAGGTGGLGKILGPTGGFLLAFPLAAGLVGLLVERFGLDRSFLGTLLAMLAGNVLLYLVGLPWLTAWLMGAGKFAGTGALLAMGLFPFIPGDLVKAVVAALVLPSAWKVLGRR; encoded by the coding sequence ATGAAAACCGAGGTTCTCCCCTATCCACCCCTGGTTAAAACCCTCTGGCCCCACCGCACCCTGGCCCGGGACCTGGCCCTGATCCTGGCGGGTAGCCTTCTGGTGGCCCTGGCTGCCCGGATCAGCATTCCTTTACCGTTCACCCCCGTGCCCATCACCGGCCAGACCCTGGCGATCCTCCTGGTGGGAGCAGCTTTGGGAAGCCGCCTTGGGTTCCTGTCCCTCTTGGCCTACCTGGCGGAAGGAGCCATAGGCCTACCCGTCTTTGCCGGGGGTACAGGGGGCTTAGGCAAGATCCTCGGCCCCACCGGGGGCTTCCTCCTGGCCTTCCCCCTGGCCGCAGGCTTGGTGGGGCTACTGGTGGAGCGGTTCGGCCTGGACCGGAGCTTCCTAGGAACCCTTTTGGCCATGCTGGCGGGCAATGTCCTGCTCTACCTGGTGGGGCTTCCCTGGCTTACCGCCTGGCTCATGGGGGCAGGAAAGTTTGCGGGCACCGGCGCCCTTCTGGCCATGGGACTTTTCCCCTTCATCCCCGGGGACCTGGTGAAGGCGGTGGTGGCGGCCTTGGTCCTGCCCTCTGCCTGGAAGGTCCTGGGAAGGCGCTAG
- the tpiA gene encoding triose-phosphate isomerase, whose protein sequence is MRRVLVAGNWKMHKVPSEARVWLAELKRLLPPLDSEVAVLPAFPMLPVAKEVLSGTQVAYGAQDVSPHREGAYTGEVSARMLSDLGCRYTLVGHSERRRYHHETDALVAEKAKRLLEEGITPILCVGEPLEVRERGEAVPYTLAQLRGSLEGLNPPGPEALVIAYEPVWAIGTGHNATPEDAEAMHQAIRQALAELYGEEFARRVRILYGGSVNPKNFADLLSRPNVDGGLVGGASLELESFLSLLRIAG, encoded by the coding sequence ATGCGCAGGGTTTTGGTGGCGGGAAACTGGAAGATGCACAAGGTGCCCTCGGAGGCCCGGGTCTGGCTTGCCGAGCTCAAGAGGCTTCTGCCTCCTTTAGATTCCGAGGTGGCGGTGCTGCCCGCTTTTCCCATGCTTCCCGTGGCCAAGGAGGTGCTTTCCGGTACCCAGGTGGCCTACGGGGCCCAGGATGTCTCCCCCCACCGGGAGGGAGCCTATACGGGGGAGGTTTCCGCCCGGATGCTTTCCGATCTGGGGTGCCGCTACACCCTCGTGGGCCACTCGGAGAGGCGGCGCTACCACCACGAGACGGATGCCCTGGTGGCGGAAAAGGCGAAAAGGCTCTTGGAGGAAGGGATTACCCCCATCCTGTGCGTGGGGGAACCCTTGGAGGTGAGGGAAAGGGGAGAGGCGGTGCCCTATACCCTGGCCCAGCTCAGGGGAAGCCTCGAGGGCCTGAACCCCCCAGGTCCCGAGGCCTTGGTGATCGCCTATGAGCCGGTCTGGGCCATCGGCACCGGGCATAACGCCACCCCTGAGGACGCTGAGGCCATGCACCAGGCCATCCGGCAGGCCCTGGCCGAGCTTTACGGCGAGGAGTTCGCCAGGAGGGTGCGGATCCTTTATGGGGGGAGCGTGAACCCCAAGAACTTCGCCGATCTTCTTTCCAGGCCCAACGTGGACGGGGGACTGGTGGGCGGGGCCAGCCTGGAGCTGGAAAGCTTTTTAAGCCTCCTCAGGATTGCCGGTTGA
- a CDS encoding pyridoxal phosphate-dependent aminotransferase, giving the protein MRLHPRTQAARESIFPKMSQLAARLQAVNLGQGFPSNPPPAFLLEAVRKALGRYDQYAPPAGLPLLREALAEEFGVEPENVVVTSGATEAIHVLLQSLVGPGDEVVVLEPFFDVYLPDAFLAGAEARLVRLELGEKGFRLDLLALEKAITPRTRLLLVNAPMNPTGLVFREEELRALATLAQRYDLFLVSDEVYDELYFGQRPRRLREFAPERTFTVGSAGKRLEATGYRVGWIVGPKEFMPTLAGMRQWTSFSAPSPLQAGVAEALRLARKEGFYEALREGYRERRDLLLSGLRSMGLKAYEPEGTYFLMAELPGLDAFQLVEAARVALIPASAFYREDPPLGLFRFAFCKSKEEISLALDRLAAVVNSPA; this is encoded by the coding sequence ATGCGCCTGCATCCCCGCACCCAGGCGGCCCGGGAGAGCATCTTTCCCAAGATGAGCCAGCTGGCCGCCAGGCTCCAGGCGGTGAACCTGGGCCAGGGTTTTCCCTCCAATCCACCGCCCGCTTTCCTCCTCGAGGCGGTCCGCAAAGCCTTGGGGCGCTACGACCAGTACGCTCCCCCGGCGGGGCTTCCCCTGCTCAGGGAGGCCTTAGCGGAGGAGTTCGGGGTGGAGCCCGAGAACGTGGTGGTCACCTCCGGGGCCACGGAGGCCATCCATGTTCTCCTGCAAAGCCTGGTGGGTCCCGGGGACGAGGTGGTGGTCCTGGAGCCCTTCTTCGACGTGTACCTGCCCGATGCCTTCCTGGCTGGGGCCGAGGCCAGGCTGGTGCGGCTTGAACTGGGGGAAAAGGGCTTCCGTCTGGACCTCTTGGCCTTGGAAAAAGCCATCACCCCCCGCACCCGCCTGCTTCTGGTCAACGCCCCCATGAACCCCACGGGCTTGGTTTTCCGCGAGGAGGAGCTAAGGGCCCTGGCAACCTTGGCCCAAAGGTACGACCTCTTCCTGGTTTCCGACGAGGTGTACGACGAGCTTTACTTTGGGCAAAGGCCAAGGCGCCTGAGGGAGTTCGCTCCCGAGCGCACCTTTACCGTGGGCAGTGCGGGGAAACGCCTCGAGGCCACGGGTTACCGGGTGGGCTGGATCGTGGGGCCCAAGGAGTTCATGCCCACCCTGGCGGGGATGCGTCAGTGGACCAGCTTTTCCGCTCCAAGCCCCCTGCAGGCGGGGGTGGCGGAGGCCTTGAGGCTGGCCCGGAAGGAGGGGTTTTACGAGGCCCTGCGGGAAGGCTACCGGGAGAGGCGGGACCTGCTCCTTTCTGGGCTCAGGTCCATGGGCCTTAAGGCTTACGAGCCCGAGGGCACCTACTTCCTCATGGCCGAGCTTCCCGGCTTGGATGCCTTCCAGCTGGTGGAAGCAGCCAGGGTGGCCTTGATTCCCGCCAGCGCCTTCTACCGGGAGGACCCTCCCCTTGGGCTTTTCCGCTTTGCCTTCTGCAAGAGCAAGGAGGAGATCTCCCTGGCCCTGGACCGCCTGGCCGCCGTGGTAAACTCCCCTGCGTGA
- a CDS encoding phosphoglycerate kinase, which yields MRTLKDLDPRGKRILVRVDYNVPIQEGVVQDDTRIQESLPTLRHLLEAGASLVLLSHLGRPKGVDPKYSLAPVAEALGRYLSGVRFVPHSPGSDQAHQAVQALAPGEVALLENVRFEPGEEKNDPDLAARYARLGEAFVLDAFGSAHRAHASVVGVARLLPSFAGLLMEKEVKALSRLLRDPEKPYAVVLGGAKVSDKIGVIENLLPRIDRLLIGGAMAFTFLKALGGEVGKSLVEEDRLDLAKDLLGRAESLGVRVYLPVDVVAAERIEAGVETHTFPADAIPVPYMGLDIGPRTQKAFAEALKGARTVFWNGPMGVFEVPPFDEGTLAVGRAVAALQGAFTVVGGGDSVAAVNRLGLKDRFSHVSTGGGASLEYLEKGTLPGIEVLE from the coding sequence ATGCGCACCCTTAAGGACCTGGACCCCCGGGGGAAGCGCATCCTGGTGCGGGTGGACTACAACGTCCCCATCCAGGAGGGCGTGGTGCAGGACGATACCCGCATCCAAGAAAGCCTTCCCACCCTGCGCCACCTCCTCGAGGCCGGGGCTTCCCTGGTCCTCCTCTCCCACCTGGGCCGGCCCAAGGGGGTGGACCCCAAGTACTCCTTGGCCCCGGTGGCGGAGGCCTTGGGCCGCTACCTTTCCGGTGTCCGCTTCGTGCCCCATAGCCCCGGTTCCGACCAGGCGCACCAGGCGGTGCAGGCCCTGGCCCCGGGGGAGGTGGCCCTCCTGGAGAACGTGCGTTTTGAGCCAGGGGAGGAGAAGAACGACCCTGACCTTGCTGCCCGTTACGCCCGGCTGGGGGAGGCCTTTGTCCTGGATGCCTTTGGCAGTGCCCACCGGGCCCATGCCAGCGTGGTGGGGGTGGCGAGGCTTCTCCCCTCCTTCGCCGGGCTCCTCATGGAAAAGGAGGTGAAGGCCCTTTCCCGCCTCCTTCGCGATCCGGAAAAGCCCTATGCGGTGGTCCTCGGGGGGGCCAAGGTTTCCGATAAGATCGGGGTCATAGAAAACCTCCTTCCCCGCATAGACCGTCTTCTCATCGGCGGGGCCATGGCCTTCACCTTCCTCAAGGCCTTAGGGGGCGAGGTGGGGAAAAGCCTGGTGGAGGAGGACCGGCTGGATCTGGCCAAGGACCTGCTTGGGCGGGCGGAATCCTTGGGGGTGAGGGTGTACCTGCCCGTGGATGTGGTGGCGGCCGAGCGGATTGAGGCTGGGGTGGAAACCCACACCTTCCCTGCGGACGCCATTCCCGTGCCCTATATGGGCTTGGACATCGGGCCCAGGACTCAGAAGGCCTTTGCCGAAGCCTTGAAGGGGGCCAGAACGGTCTTCTGGAACGGGCCCATGGGGGTCTTCGAGGTACCGCCCTTCGACGAGGGTACCCTGGCGGTGGGCCGGGCGGTGGCCGCCTTGCAGGGAGCCTTCACCGTGGTGGGAGGGGGTGACTCCGTGGCGGCGGTGAACCGCCTAGGGCTTAAGGACCGGTTTAGCCACGTGTCCACCGGGGGTGGGGCGAGCCTCGAGTACCTGGAGAAGGGCACCCTCCCGGGGATTGAGGTCCTGGAGTAG
- a CDS encoding GerMN domain-containing protein, producing MRRLLTFWNLLGLAFFTLGALVYWQSQGWRASSALPLPSEETSAASNLPMILYLPNPPQGLLKETRTLELAPGDTPENKVLAAWAEALGAPKPRALYRLGKLFVVDLPADFALGLDASQEALRLYSLAYTLLSTFPQAQEVRFLVEGEPKPGLAHLDLSQPFRLP from the coding sequence ATGCGCCGACTCTTGACCTTCTGGAACCTCCTTGGTCTCGCCTTCTTTACCTTGGGAGCTCTGGTCTACTGGCAAAGCCAAGGATGGCGGGCTTCATCCGCCCTGCCCTTGCCCTCGGAGGAAACCTCGGCCGCAAGCAACCTGCCCATGATCCTCTACCTACCCAACCCGCCCCAGGGCCTCCTGAAGGAAACCCGCACCCTCGAGCTGGCCCCAGGGGATACCCCGGAAAACAAGGTCCTGGCCGCCTGGGCTGAGGCCCTGGGGGCCCCCAAGCCCCGGGCCCTTTACCGGCTGGGCAAGCTTTTCGTGGTGGATCTTCCCGCCGACTTTGCCCTGGGTCTGGATGCCAGCCAGGAAGCCCTGCGCCTCTACAGTCTGGCCTATACCCTCCTTTCCACCTTCCCCCAGGCCCAGGAGGTGCGCTTCCTGGTGGAGGGTGAACCCAAGCCGGGCCTAGCCCATCTGGATCTAAGCCAGCCTTTCCGCCTGCCATGA
- the smpB gene encoding SsrA-binding protein SmpB codes for MASVLENRRARHDYEILETYEAGIVLKGTEVKSLRAGKVDFTGSFAKFENGELYLENLYIAPYEKGSYTNVDPRRKRKLLLHRHELNRLRGRVEQKGLTLVPLKIYFNERGYAKVLLGLARGKKAYQRKEDDKKRAVRRALEEL; via the coding sequence ATGGCCTCCGTGCTGGAGAACCGCCGGGCACGGCACGACTACGAGATCCTGGAAACCTACGAGGCGGGGATCGTCCTGAAGGGAACCGAGGTCAAGTCCCTGCGCGCCGGTAAGGTGGATTTCACGGGAAGCTTTGCCAAGTTTGAAAACGGCGAGCTTTACCTGGAAAACCTTTACATCGCTCCCTATGAAAAGGGATCCTATACCAACGTGGACCCCAGGAGAAAGCGCAAGCTTCTCCTTCATCGCCACGAGCTCAACCGGCTAAGGGGCAGGGTGGAACAGAAGGGCCTCACCCTGGTACCCCTTAAGATTTACTTTAACGAAAGGGGTTACGCCAAGGTGCTCCTGGGCCTAGCCCGGGGCAAAAAGGCCTATCAAAGAAAAGAAGACGACAAGAAGCGGGCCGTGCGCCGCGCCCTGGAGGAGCTATGA
- the gap gene encoding type I glyceraldehyde-3-phosphate dehydrogenase has protein sequence MKVGINGFGRIGRQVFRILHGRGVEVALINDLTDNRTLAHLLKYDSIYHRFPGEVGYDDENIYVDGKAIRATAIKDPKELPWGSLGVDVVIESTGVFTDADRAKAHLEAGAKKVIITAPAKGEDITIVMGVNHEQYDPARHHILSNASCTTNSLAPVMKVLEEAFGVEKALMTTVHSYTNDQRVLDLPHKDLRRARAAAINIIPTTTGAAKATALVLPSLKGRFDGSALRVPTATGSISDITALLKREVTAEKVNTALKAAAEGPLKGILAYTEDEIVLQDIVMDPHSSIVDGKLTKALGNLVKVFAWYDNEWGYSNRVADLVELVLKKGV, from the coding sequence ATGAAGGTAGGCATCAACGGATTCGGCAGAATCGGCCGTCAGGTGTTTCGCATCCTCCACGGGCGAGGGGTGGAGGTAGCCCTCATCAACGACCTTACCGACAACCGGACCCTGGCCCACCTGCTCAAGTACGATTCCATCTACCACCGCTTCCCCGGCGAGGTGGGATACGATGACGAGAACATTTACGTGGACGGCAAGGCCATCCGGGCCACCGCCATCAAGGATCCCAAGGAGCTGCCCTGGGGAAGCCTGGGTGTGGATGTGGTCATCGAGTCCACGGGGGTGTTCACCGATGCCGACAGGGCCAAGGCCCACCTCGAGGCGGGAGCCAAGAAGGTCATCATCACTGCCCCGGCCAAAGGGGAGGACATCACCATCGTCATGGGGGTGAACCACGAGCAGTACGACCCGGCCAGGCACCACATCCTCTCCAACGCCTCCTGCACCACCAACTCCCTGGCCCCGGTGATGAAGGTTTTGGAGGAGGCCTTTGGCGTGGAAAAGGCCCTCATGACCACCGTCCACTCCTACACCAACGACCAGCGGGTCCTGGACCTGCCCCATAAGGATCTGCGCCGGGCGCGGGCGGCAGCCATCAACATCATCCCCACCACCACCGGGGCCGCCAAGGCCACGGCCCTGGTGCTTCCTTCCCTGAAGGGTCGTTTCGACGGAAGCGCTTTGAGGGTGCCCACGGCCACGGGGAGCATCTCCGACATCACCGCCCTTCTCAAGCGGGAGGTGACCGCGGAAAAGGTGAATACCGCCCTCAAGGCGGCGGCCGAGGGGCCCTTGAAGGGCATCCTGGCCTACACCGAGGACGAGATCGTCCTTCAGGATATCGTGATGGATCCCCACTCCTCCATCGTGGACGGCAAGCTCACCAAGGCCCTGGGCAACTTGGTGAAGGTCTTTGCCTGGTACGACAACGAGTGGGGCTACTCCAACCGGGTGGCGGATCTGGTGGAGCTGGTGCTGAAGAAGGGGGTTTAG
- a CDS encoding AAA family ATPase: MRDTWRIDRLVLQGFKSFAERIALDFPDPITGIIGPNGSGKSNLVEALRFVTGARAHELRGQELSTFLFHGGEGRPPQAMAEVRLELSRGRERLTVERRIEGDRSLFRVNGRPLSAKALALHLAGTGLGRGGYAIVGQGEVAALLEAPEEVLLAHLEEAAGLRPVAEAARVAEKELQEASRLLEERQRELQELKAQAERLRGEAHRARRAQALDLEALALRASLLEARMEEAQAEIAKAEERLRALTREEETLEKERQALEKRRLALAREEESLRQKLEAVRLRLKEREGIERELKELARLQRALDRPPPEDPGPPVPPPPRPLEELRTQLRHLKAEETRLLAAKKRHEEAFRRYLAETARYEERLKAYQEALAERTRLEEELAGRLEELRDLEGKMAERKGLETRLADLRAQAQGALREAERLRRLLEAGSDLLEGPRKVRRLPGVLGVVADLVRPEAGLELALEVALGPRLQWVLTQDEEAAKNAIALLKREGGRATFLPLTLLSPPPPPSPPPAPGLLGPAFRLARLRHLGLPEEQILLALLGDTLVFADLDAALAYRKAGGRERAVTLEGEVLERLGALSGGRLKGSGETLLLRRRLEDLETEQEQLAREIKALEEALASFPPPRRLEEARAQVGALQARLRSPLPLPPQPPAPPQETWEEARLLALGKEKEELEGILAQAEAHERWRLLSQAREAWAASQEEVRRIQTRMEELKAKLAATQPLLAKAQELEERLKAVRAERTNLEDQQTRALTRANALLSERENLRLLLARREALLEELGRERASFLPLDRLPGTPRTLQAKLAQVERERVALGPVNALAERELMELETRLEAQVKEVLEATEALLRLEAEAKAVEQAYGERLKESYQVFQNAFQKYALALLGARAEVKREGQGLKLVVIPAGKRTQDLRLLSLGEKTLGALAFLFSLGELQGGLPLAVLDEVDAALDEANLVRFTRFLNSGKQFILVTHQKRTMEACHALYGVTAQGGVSRVFSIRKEASHDPK; this comes from the coding sequence ATGAGGGATACCTGGCGCATCGACCGCCTCGTCCTCCAGGGGTTCAAGTCCTTTGCGGAGCGCATCGCCTTAGACTTCCCGGACCCCATCACCGGGATCATCGGGCCCAATGGCTCCGGCAAGAGCAACCTGGTGGAAGCCTTGCGCTTCGTGACCGGGGCCCGCGCCCATGAGCTACGCGGGCAGGAACTGAGCACCTTTCTCTTCCATGGTGGCGAGGGCCGCCCACCCCAGGCCATGGCGGAGGTCCGCTTGGAGCTTTCCCGGGGAAGGGAAAGGCTCACCGTGGAACGGCGCATCGAAGGGGACCGCTCCCTCTTTCGGGTAAACGGCCGCCCCTTAAGCGCCAAGGCCCTGGCCCTCCACCTTGCGGGCACGGGCCTGGGCCGAGGGGGATACGCCATCGTGGGTCAGGGGGAGGTGGCCGCCCTCCTGGAAGCCCCGGAGGAAGTTCTGCTGGCCCACCTCGAGGAGGCCGCCGGGCTGAGGCCGGTGGCGGAAGCCGCCCGGGTGGCGGAGAAGGAGTTGCAAGAAGCAAGCCGCCTTCTGGAAGAGCGCCAGCGAGAACTCCAGGAGCTTAAGGCCCAGGCAGAACGGCTTAGAGGGGAAGCCCACCGGGCCAGGCGCGCCCAGGCCCTGGACCTCGAGGCCCTTGCCCTTAGGGCAAGCCTCCTGGAAGCCCGCATGGAGGAAGCCCAAGCCGAAATAGCGAAGGCCGAGGAGCGGCTTAGGGCCCTGACCAGGGAGGAGGAAACCCTAGAGAAGGAGCGCCAAGCCCTGGAGAAAAGGCGCCTGGCCCTGGCCCGCGAAGAGGAATCCCTGCGCCAAAAGCTGGAAGCGGTGCGCCTGCGCCTGAAGGAGCGGGAGGGCATTGAGCGGGAGCTTAAGGAACTCGCCCGCCTGCAAAGGGCCCTGGACCGTCCCCCACCCGAAGACCCCGGCCCCCCAGTACCCCCTCCCCCCCGGCCCCTCGAGGAGCTCCGCACCCAGCTGAGGCATCTGAAAGCGGAAGAAACCCGCCTGCTGGCCGCCAAAAAGCGTCACGAGGAAGCCTTCCGCCGGTACCTGGCGGAAACCGCCCGCTACGAGGAACGCCTGAAGGCTTACCAGGAAGCCCTGGCGGAACGTACCCGCTTGGAGGAGGAGCTTGCTGGGAGGCTTGAGGAACTCCGGGACCTCGAGGGGAAAATGGCCGAACGGAAGGGGTTGGAAACCCGCCTCGCCGACCTGCGCGCCCAGGCCCAGGGAGCCCTCAGGGAGGCCGAGCGGCTCAGGCGGCTTCTGGAGGCCGGCAGCGACCTGCTCGAGGGCCCGCGAAAGGTGCGGAGGCTTCCTGGAGTACTGGGGGTGGTGGCGGACCTGGTGCGACCCGAAGCGGGGCTGGAGCTGGCCTTGGAGGTGGCCCTGGGCCCCCGGCTCCAATGGGTCCTCACCCAGGACGAGGAGGCCGCCAAGAACGCCATCGCCCTCCTGAAACGGGAAGGGGGCCGGGCCACCTTCCTGCCCCTAACCCTTCTATCCCCGCCACCTCCCCCCTCTCCCCCTCCCGCGCCCGGCCTCCTGGGACCTGCCTTCCGCCTGGCCCGGCTCCGGCACCTGGGCTTGCCCGAGGAGCAAATCCTCCTGGCCCTCCTGGGGGATACCCTGGTCTTCGCCGACTTGGATGCGGCCCTGGCTTACCGGAAAGCGGGAGGCCGGGAAAGGGCGGTCACCCTGGAAGGGGAGGTGCTGGAGCGCCTGGGGGCCCTTTCCGGTGGGCGGCTAAAGGGAAGTGGGGAAACCCTCCTCTTAAGGCGGCGCCTGGAGGATCTGGAAACCGAGCAGGAGCAGCTCGCCAGGGAGATCAAAGCCTTGGAGGAAGCCTTGGCCTCCTTTCCTCCCCCTCGCCGCCTCGAGGAGGCCCGGGCCCAGGTGGGGGCCCTGCAAGCTAGGCTTCGCTCCCCCCTACCCCTGCCTCCCCAACCCCCCGCACCCCCTCAGGAAACCTGGGAGGAGGCCCGGCTTCTGGCTTTAGGAAAGGAAAAAGAGGAGCTGGAAGGAATCCTGGCCCAAGCGGAGGCCCACGAGCGCTGGCGCCTGCTCTCCCAGGCCCGGGAGGCTTGGGCGGCATCCCAGGAGGAAGTGCGCCGCATCCAAACCAGGATGGAGGAACTGAAGGCCAAGCTCGCCGCCACCCAGCCCCTTCTGGCCAAGGCCCAGGAGCTAGAGGAGCGCCTTAAGGCCGTGCGGGCGGAAAGGACAAACCTCGAGGACCAGCAAACCCGGGCCCTCACCCGGGCTAACGCCCTCTTGAGCGAGCGGGAAAACCTCCGCCTGCTCCTGGCCCGCAGGGAAGCCCTCCTGGAAGAACTGGGCCGGGAGAGGGCCTCCTTCCTCCCGCTAGACCGCCTGCCCGGCACCCCCAGGACCCTCCAGGCCAAGCTAGCCCAGGTGGAGCGGGAACGGGTAGCCTTGGGACCCGTAAACGCCCTGGCAGAAAGAGAGCTAATGGAGTTGGAAACCCGCCTCGAGGCCCAGGTCAAAGAGGTGCTGGAGGCCACGGAAGCCCTCCTTCGCCTCGAGGCCGAGGCCAAGGCTGTGGAACAAGCCTACGGGGAGAGGCTGAAGGAAAGCTACCAGGTTTTCCAAAATGCCTTTCAAAAATACGCCCTAGCCCTCCTCGGGGCCCGGGCCGAGGTGAAGCGGGAAGGCCAAGGGCTGAAGCTGGTGGTGATCCCGGCGGGAAAGCGCACCCAGGACCTCCGCCTCCTCTCCCTGGGGGAAAAGACTCTGGGGGCCCTCGCCTTCCTCTTTTCCTTGGGCGAACTCCAGGGCGGTTTGCCCTTGGCCGTGCTGGACGAGGTGGACGCCGCCCTTGACGAGGCCAACCTCGTCCGCTTCACCCGCTTCCTCAACTCCGGCAAGCAGTTCATCCTGGTCACCCATCAGAAGCGCACCATGGAAGCCTGCCACGCCCTCTATGGGGTCACCGCCCAAGGGGGCGTGAGCCGGGTGTTCTCTATCCGCAAGGAGGCTAGCCATGACCCTAAATGA
- a CDS encoding N-acetylmuramoyl-L-alanine amidase family protein yields the protein MRFFALALVLLPALAQAPKPLLVGGEVGQALYPGGRGVAYGEARLIARGLGLALWQGEGQAALGLGSRYKVFPLVENEAQAAARGAAWKRGQEVFVPLRPLSEALGLEYRAQEGILLQLPWARLLGVEQRPGRILLRFSREVNALLEGNSVLFLLAQGEGAGLSQEARGLRLRLDTPPTRLYYPGGGQVILEWSPPARPRPTVLLDPGHGGKDPGISAGGLLEKDLTLDLARRVAARLPGARLSRQGDETVPLEARLSLAQSASVVVSLHVTQGSAVNLYLPKARSTPLAQNAEALLASAPAEQAALLKVYAGDPRRLAEALEKAFSALGIVLARAEGPYALTDIPGAAVVLEVGVERLKTPEARNQVAEAIAQAIRTYLE from the coding sequence ATGAGGTTTTTTGCTCTAGCCCTGGTTCTCCTTCCCGCCCTGGCCCAGGCTCCAAAACCCCTCCTGGTGGGGGGTGAGGTGGGCCAGGCCCTTTACCCAGGGGGGCGGGGCGTGGCCTATGGGGAGGCGCGCCTGATAGCCCGGGGCCTGGGGCTTGCCCTGTGGCAAGGGGAAGGCCAGGCGGCCCTGGGCCTGGGAAGCCGCTACAAGGTTTTCCCCCTGGTGGAAAACGAGGCCCAGGCCGCCGCCCGGGGGGCTGCCTGGAAACGGGGACAGGAGGTCTTCGTCCCCTTGCGGCCGTTAAGCGAGGCCTTGGGCCTGGAATACCGGGCCCAGGAGGGCATCCTCCTCCAGCTGCCCTGGGCCCGGCTTTTGGGGGTGGAACAGAGGCCGGGCCGGATCCTCCTTCGCTTCTCCCGGGAGGTGAACGCCCTGTTGGAGGGCAATAGCGTCCTCTTCCTCCTGGCCCAAGGGGAAGGAGCGGGCCTGAGCCAGGAAGCCCGGGGACTTCGCCTCCGCCTGGATACCCCGCCCACTAGGCTCTACTACCCCGGAGGAGGCCAGGTGATCCTGGAGTGGAGCCCCCCAGCCAGACCCAGGCCCACGGTCCTCCTGGACCCCGGCCACGGGGGGAAGGACCCGGGCATCTCGGCAGGAGGGCTTCTGGAGAAGGACCTTACCCTGGACCTAGCCAGGCGGGTGGCCGCCCGCCTGCCGGGTGCCCGGCTCTCCCGGCAAGGGGATGAAACCGTGCCCCTCGAGGCCCGCTTGAGCCTGGCCCAGTCAGCCTCGGTGGTGGTTTCCCTCCATGTCACCCAGGGGAGTGCGGTGAACCTCTACCTGCCCAAGGCCCGCTCCACCCCCTTAGCCCAAAACGCCGAGGCCCTCCTGGCCTCGGCCCCAGCAGAGCAGGCCGCCTTGCTGAAGGTCTACGCCGGCGACCCACGGCGCCTGGCCGAGGCTCTGGAAAAGGCTTTTTCCGCCCTGGGCATTGTGCTGGCCCGGGCAGAGGGTCCTTACGCCCTCACCGACATCCCCGGGGCGGCCGTGGTCCTGGAGGTGGGAGTGGAACGGTTGAAGACCCCTGAGGCCCGCAATCAGGTGGCGGAGGCCATTGCCCAGGCCATCCGCACCTATCTGGAGTAG